One window of Psychrobacillus sp. FSL H8-0483 genomic DNA carries:
- a CDS encoding metal-dependent hydrolase — protein sequence MTGNTHILGGITASLAFAQVSDYDPVLLVGAGVVGALLPDICHGGSKIGRTFPLLSKVINSLFGHRSFTHSLLFLFLMGALLNSFVTNESVIKGILVGMVSHYILDMATKNGIKLLFPIKMTIRFPITMTTGGAVENGVFAALSLLSLYFAYGALATYF from the coding sequence ATGACAGGAAACACACACATCTTAGGCGGTATCACAGCAAGTCTTGCTTTTGCACAAGTTTCGGATTATGATCCAGTGCTTTTAGTTGGTGCAGGTGTCGTTGGAGCACTGCTACCAGACATTTGCCATGGAGGTAGCAAAATTGGTCGGACGTTTCCACTCCTATCAAAAGTGATTAATTCACTTTTTGGCCATCGTTCCTTCACCCATAGTTTGCTATTTTTATTTCTGATGGGAGCGTTATTAAATTCATTCGTGACCAATGAATCGGTGATAAAGGGCATTTTGGTTGGAATGGTGAGTCATTACATATTGGACATGGCAACTAAAAATGGCATTAAATTGTTATTTCCAATAAAAATGACCATTCGTTTTCCTATTACGATGACAACAGGGGGAGCAGTAGAGAATGGGGTATTTGCAGCATTATCACTACTTTCTCTGTACTTTGCATATGGAGCTCTTGCAACCTATTTTTGA
- a CDS encoding S-layer homology domain-containing protein, translated as MKKQNLYAKLLKVTVAAFLAIGVSVATAPINSQAKEKSFSDVSVDQHFYESVTSLSSRGIINGYEDGTFRPGKNISRAHAAKIISLALDLDTVNVKNPGFTDVPKSHPYYGHIAALVNAGIIKGYDNKTFKPTANLTRAHIAQILVLGFDMEVQKLSNLPFKDINNKQWYADYIQTLYSNEITTGKTETTFEANSFVTRGQVASFIYRSELATNQNPGNGEDFEIIGVD; from the coding sequence ATGAAGAAGCAAAATTTGTATGCCAAGTTATTGAAAGTAACTGTAGCGGCATTCTTAGCCATTGGTGTAAGTGTTGCAACAGCGCCAATTAATTCACAAGCAAAAGAAAAGAGTTTTTCGGATGTTAGTGTAGACCAACATTTCTATGAAAGTGTAACTAGTTTGTCTTCAAGAGGTATCATTAATGGATACGAGGATGGAACTTTTAGACCTGGGAAAAATATAAGTAGGGCACATGCGGCTAAAATTATTTCGTTAGCGTTGGACTTAGATACAGTAAATGTAAAAAATCCTGGCTTTACAGATGTACCAAAAAGTCATCCGTATTATGGGCATATCGCTGCACTGGTAAATGCAGGTATCATTAAAGGATATGATAATAAAACGTTTAAACCAACAGCTAACCTAACTCGTGCACATATTGCCCAAATTCTTGTATTAGGATTTGATATGGAAGTACAAAAGCTTTCAAATCTTCCTTTTAAAGATATAAATAATAAACAATGGTACGCAGATTATATTCAAACACTATACTCTAACGAGATTACTACAGGTAAAACAGAAACAACCTTTGAAGCGAATTCATTTGTAACACGCGGTCAAGTCGCATCGTTTATTTACAGAAGTGAACTTGCAACTAATCAAAACCCGGGAAATGGAGAAGATTTTGAAATCATAGGTGTTGATTAA
- a CDS encoding competence protein ComK: MINCDSKLIGKRTLMIESSFLDGYQSKITTTHGIYFSGKTVIYLLDKACIRYASTLEGRMEAIKKMMNYLNKTPLIIHPCEIGAFPTMSYKKLECVWIFNHHFEVEELSKGISRLTFFDGTCVTVNASKHVLLKQQQRLLTTISTYNLIHREKDLYIGNDFRGK, translated from the coding sequence TTGATCAATTGTGATTCAAAACTAATTGGTAAGCGAACTTTGATGATCGAATCATCTTTTTTAGATGGTTATCAATCGAAAATTACTACAACCCATGGAATTTATTTTTCAGGAAAGACAGTGATTTATTTACTAGACAAAGCTTGTATTCGTTATGCTTCTACGCTAGAAGGGCGAATGGAAGCAATCAAAAAAATGATGAACTATCTGAATAAAACACCACTTATCATCCATCCATGTGAGATTGGCGCTTTCCCGACAATGTCCTATAAAAAATTAGAATGTGTTTGGATTTTTAATCATCACTTTGAAGTGGAAGAGCTTAGTAAAGGGATTTCGAGACTAACATTTTTTGATGGTACATGTGTTACTGTGAATGCTTCCAAACACGTCCTATTAAAACAACAACAAAGACTACTCACCACAATCAGTACCTATAACCTCATTCATAGAGAAAAAGACCTCTACATAGGGAACGATTTTAGAGGAAAGTAA